Part of the Tolypothrix sp. PCC 7910 genome, TCAACGGAGATGAGTAATAAACTGTATCTTCACATTTCAAAATTAGCCATCACAAGCAAAATGATTACCCATAAACAGGGCAATCTTGAATGCATCGCCTTACATTAGACTTCTTGCACGAATACAAAACTTCCGCTCATCCAAGAGCCCCTGCTCCCGAAATTGGGAGCAGGGGAGCCGATATCAAAGTCCCTCTCCCACCAGGCTACGGTGTACACACAAGTTTGCCTAGAGCGAGTTTCCAGCCAAAAAAGGTAGACTCAAATTGCTCAAGACCGCGAACCAAAGTAGTAATACCGGGAGGTTTTTGAGACTTGTAGCCAGACCAACCGCCAAGCCCTTGCATAATCCAAGTAGCCCAAGCCTTACATAATTCGCCATTCCCCTCACTTGTTATACCAAGCCTTTCGCCACTGTTTCATTTGGTTAATCTCAGCATTTTGTGCTTTGATGATTGCTTGCGCTAATTTCTTCATCTCAGGACGCTTTGTTTTTTGTAAGGCATCTTTAGCCATTGTCACAGCGCCTTCATGATGGGGAATCATCGCATCAATAAAGCGGAGGTCGAATTCTGTATCAGCTGCGCCTAAGTCCATGCTCATCATCATGGTTTGCATTTGCTCAGATGACATTTCCATCATCTGGCTCTTTTGAGCATCATAAGCCATTGGTTTAGCTCCCGCTTTAGGATACCAAGCTGTACGCCAGGTTTTCATCTGGCTAATTTCTTGGTTTTGCGCTTTGATAATGTCGTCTGCTAGCTTTTTGATTTCCGGGCGTTTTGATTTTTGCTGTGCTTCCTTAGCCATCACAATCGCGCCTTGATGGTGAGCAATCATACCATCAATGAAGCGTAAATCATAATTAGCATCGGCTGGGCCTAAATCCATTGCCATGCTGTGATTCATCCCACCACCGTGATGCATCATACCCCCATGATCCATCTGATGATTGTTGTTTTGGTTTTGGGCAGTACTTTGGGAACAAGCTGTTACCACGCTACTAGATACAGATGCGATCGCAATTAAGCTTAATGAAAAAAAACTATTTTTCCAGTTAGAGAATTGCATAGGAATTATTTCTATGAGTAATTTTGTGTATTACTTATAGTTTGGCAATCAAAAATGAAATTACCATGAAATTTGCCTATATTTCAGTACTAAGTAGGCTAAT contains:
- a CDS encoding DUF305 domain-containing protein yields the protein MQFSNWKNSFFSLSLIAIASVSSSVVTACSQSTAQNQNNNHQMDHGGMMHHGGGMNHSMAMDLGPADANYDLRFIDGMIAHHQGAIVMAKEAQQKSKRPEIKKLADDIIKAQNQEISQMKTWRTAWYPKAGAKPMAYDAQKSQMMEMSSEQMQTMMMSMDLGAADTEFDLRFIDAMIPHHEGAVTMAKDALQKTKRPEMKKLAQAIIKAQNAEINQMKQWRKAWYNK